In one Pseudomonas sp. MM211 genomic region, the following are encoded:
- a CDS encoding dipeptide ABC transporter ATP-binding protein, translated as MTLLSAPSHPLIDVNDLHVGFAHDAAVVKGVSFQLYRGECLALVGESGSGKSVTSRTLVGLTGQGAQIRAGRLQFDGQDLLTYRPRDWQGVRGGRIGFVMQDALGSLDPLRPVGLEIEEALRLHTQLNREQRQERVIELLRSVGVPQPEMRARQYPHQLSGGLRQRALIASAIACDPDLLIADEPTTALDATVQAQVMDLLASLRSQDRAMLVVSHDMAVVSRLADRVAVMRNGEIVEQGPVEQVLYAPREAYTKSLLRAAAAVHVRRDPSLSSEGTDRFAESPTVVEAQGLSKHFSGPDGEVRTVVSPTSFSLRAGETLGIVGESGSGKTTLTRMLLALEKPDGGQVVLRGRPWGELSAAQQRQERKRIQVVFQDPLSSFDPRYTVVRVLDEALAVAGVPSGEPRRQRALELLRLVQLDPALLTRRPIELSGGQRQRIAIARALAAEPDVLVCDEPVSALDVSVQAQILQLLADLKQRLGLACLFISHDLGVVQQVSDRVLVMKDGVVVEHGSVREVFARPQHAYTRTLLAAIPFLYIHEERGVRVEAIAH; from the coding sequence ATGACCCTCTTGAGCGCACCCAGCCATCCATTGATCGACGTGAACGACCTGCACGTTGGCTTCGCCCACGACGCTGCTGTGGTCAAGGGTGTTTCGTTCCAGCTCTACCGCGGCGAGTGCCTGGCCCTGGTTGGCGAGTCCGGCTCGGGCAAGAGCGTGACTTCGCGCACCCTGGTCGGCCTCACTGGCCAGGGCGCGCAGATTCGGGCAGGGCGGCTGCAGTTCGACGGCCAGGATCTGCTGACCTATCGCCCGCGTGACTGGCAGGGCGTGCGTGGCGGGCGCATCGGCTTTGTCATGCAGGACGCGCTCGGCTCCCTTGATCCGTTGCGCCCCGTAGGCCTCGAGATCGAAGAGGCGCTGCGCCTGCACACTCAATTGAACCGGGAGCAGCGCCAGGAACGGGTTATCGAGCTACTGCGTTCGGTGGGTGTGCCCCAGCCCGAGATGCGCGCCCGGCAGTACCCGCATCAGCTCTCCGGTGGCCTGCGTCAGCGCGCGTTGATCGCCTCGGCAATTGCCTGTGATCCGGATCTGCTGATCGCCGATGAGCCAACCACGGCACTGGATGCCACGGTACAGGCGCAGGTGATGGATTTGCTGGCGTCGCTGCGCAGCCAGGATCGCGCGATGCTGGTAGTCAGCCATGACATGGCGGTGGTCTCGCGCCTCGCTGACCGTGTCGCGGTGATGCGTAACGGTGAGATCGTCGAGCAGGGGCCGGTCGAGCAGGTGCTGTATGCACCGCGTGAGGCCTACACCAAATCGCTGTTGCGCGCGGCGGCTGCCGTTCATGTGCGGCGCGACCCGTCGCTATCCAGCGAGGGCACGGACCGGTTCGCCGAAAGCCCTACCGTGGTGGAGGCGCAGGGGCTCAGCAAGCACTTCAGCGGGCCTGACGGTGAGGTGCGCACGGTGGTGAGCCCGACGTCGTTCTCGCTGCGGGCCGGTGAAACCCTTGGCATCGTCGGTGAATCCGGCTCGGGGAAAACCACCCTGACGCGCATGCTGCTGGCCCTGGAAAAACCGGACGGCGGGCAGGTCGTGCTGCGCGGCCGACCCTGGGGCGAATTGTCCGCGGCCCAGCAGCGTCAGGAGCGCAAGCGCATTCAGGTGGTGTTTCAAGACCCCCTGAGTTCCTTCGACCCTCGCTACACGGTCGTCCGGGTGCTCGACGAAGCCCTCGCCGTGGCAGGTGTCCCCTCGGGGGAGCCGCGACGCCAGCGAGCCCTCGAACTGTTGCGCCTGGTGCAGCTCGACCCGGCGCTGCTGACGCGTCGCCCCATCGAGCTATCCGGTGGTCAGCGGCAACGCATCGCCATTGCCCGCGCGTTGGCTGCAGAGCCGGATGTATTGGTCTGCGACGAGCCCGTGTCGGCGCTGGACGTGTCGGTGCAGGCGCAGATCCTTCAGTTATTGGCAGATCTCAAGCAGCGCCTGGGGCTGGCCTGCCTGTTCATTTCCCACGACCTGGGTGTGGTGCAGCAGGTGAGCGACCGCGTGCTGGTCATGAAGGATGGCGTGGTCGTGGAGCATGGCTCGGTACGCGAGGTGTTCGCCCGACCTCAGCACGCCTATACCCGAACGCTGCTGGCAGCGATTCCCTTTCTGTACATCCATGAGGAGCGTGGCGTCCGTGTCGAAGCAATTGCTCATTAA
- a CDS encoding TonB-dependent receptor domain-containing protein, with product MLFIGGLQVVQADTGRQAAEQDSRLGTVVVQGESLDATELAESTLKEVAGGVNFVDSARVEKGRVSTSTDVFALQPGVLATQGGGNNDGIRISIRGSGINKGVGYFRAGIFFLFDGLPVSGPGGTPYELFEPLGLSHTEVLRGANAFDVGSLYLGGAINYVTKTGHNAAPLQVRYEAGSYGYQKRQISSGQVFGPLDYYVSLTDSAADGFQDQTRGKSAGVASNIGYQFSPQLKTRFYYRYRTTDNETPGYITKAQLQDDPKQANPTSVNVGAHRKQPGSTWLANKTEYAFDDGSNLELGLVYHDYPIDAKQGVNRNYWGFTDYSASLKYDRLDSLWGKNSTTRFSALRTQHANGYSKISVRVPGGNTAGLPVGTQVRKTEYDGSDTVFSLSNEMEWVDERFWLDVGLSAVEFRRRAEVSYPVGGQADNPNNPIEKNDWEFVPRIGARYQLSPNWQLFGNLSRTVEAQQSWAFVSGPRPSRPALRPGSIPVVSS from the coding sequence GTGCTTTTCATCGGTGGATTACAGGTGGTGCAGGCGGACACGGGCAGGCAAGCAGCGGAGCAAGACAGTCGGCTGGGCACGGTGGTCGTTCAGGGCGAATCACTGGACGCCACCGAGCTTGCCGAAAGCACTCTCAAGGAAGTGGCCGGTGGTGTGAATTTTGTCGACTCGGCGCGGGTCGAGAAGGGCCGGGTATCCACCAGCACCGATGTGTTCGCCCTGCAGCCGGGAGTCCTGGCCACCCAGGGCGGTGGTAACAATGACGGCATCCGCATTTCCATCCGCGGTTCAGGCATCAACAAGGGCGTTGGCTATTTCCGTGCGGGGATCTTCTTTCTCTTCGACGGGCTGCCGGTTTCCGGGCCGGGCGGCACACCCTATGAGCTGTTCGAGCCGTTGGGCCTGAGCCATACCGAAGTGCTACGTGGTGCCAATGCGTTCGATGTCGGCTCGCTCTACCTGGGCGGCGCCATCAACTACGTGACCAAGACGGGCCACAACGCCGCGCCTTTGCAGGTCCGTTACGAGGCGGGCAGTTACGGCTACCAGAAGCGCCAGATCAGTTCGGGCCAGGTGTTCGGCCCGCTCGATTATTACGTCAGCCTGACGGATTCCGCTGCAGACGGTTTTCAGGACCAGACCCGCGGCAAGAGCGCTGGTGTCGCGTCCAATATCGGCTATCAGTTTTCTCCGCAGTTGAAGACGCGCTTCTATTACCGCTACCGCACCACGGACAACGAGACCCCCGGCTACATCACCAAGGCGCAGTTGCAGGACGACCCCAAGCAGGCCAACCCGACCAGCGTCAACGTCGGCGCACACCGCAAGCAGCCGGGTTCCACCTGGCTTGCCAACAAGACCGAATACGCCTTTGACGATGGCTCGAACCTGGAACTGGGGCTGGTTTATCACGACTATCCCATCGACGCCAAACAGGGCGTGAACCGCAACTACTGGGGCTTTACCGACTACTCCGCCAGCCTGAAATATGACCGCCTCGATTCGCTGTGGGGCAAGAACAGCACCACGCGTTTCAGCGCGCTGCGTACCCAGCACGCCAACGGTTACTCGAAGATCAGCGTGCGTGTTCCCGGGGGCAATACCGCCGGTTTGCCGGTTGGCACCCAGGTACGCAAAACTGAATACGACGGCTCCGATACGGTGTTCAGCCTGAGCAATGAAATGGAATGGGTGGACGAGCGTTTCTGGTTGGATGTAGGCCTGTCTGCCGTCGAGTTTCGCCGCCGTGCCGAAGTGTCGTACCCGGTGGGCGGTCAGGCCGACAATCCCAACAACCCGATCGAGAAGAACGATTGGGAGTTCGTCCCGCGTATCGGTGCCCGCTATCAGCTGAGCCCCAACTGGCAGCTGTTCGGTAACCTCAGCCGCACCGTTGAGGCTCAGCAGTCGTGGGCGTTCGTTTCAGGACCCAGGCCTTCACGTCCGGCCCTGCGACCGGGCTCAATTCCGGTGGTCAGCAGCTAG
- a CDS encoding TonB-dependent receptor → MGVRFRTQAFTSGPATGLNSGGQQLEPQIADTLEFGTRGEYGRHAWDLTFYRSHVQDELLSVVIREATSTADALTAEYNASDTIHQGIEFGLQSVLYENAGNALSLRQSYTYSDFFYRDDDQFGGNDLPGVPKHNYQAELRYDFNNGVYVGVNTYYASKAPIDFANSQYAGSYNLWGAVLGWDSPKKEWSVYLDLRNITDEKYAASISPTHDARGVDVRSIIPGDGFGAYAGVQYSFW, encoded by the coding sequence GTGGGCGTTCGTTTCAGGACCCAGGCCTTCACGTCCGGCCCTGCGACCGGGCTCAATTCCGGTGGTCAGCAGCTAGAACCGCAGATCGCCGACACGCTGGAGTTCGGTACGCGAGGCGAGTACGGCCGCCATGCATGGGATCTGACCTTCTACCGCTCCCATGTGCAGGATGAACTGCTGTCGGTGGTGATCCGCGAGGCGACCTCGACCGCCGATGCGCTCACCGCCGAATACAACGCCAGCGACACCATCCACCAGGGCATCGAGTTCGGCCTGCAGTCGGTGCTTTACGAGAATGCCGGCAATGCCTTGAGCCTGCGCCAGTCCTACACCTACAGCGATTTCTTCTACCGGGACGACGATCAGTTCGGCGGCAATGACTTGCCGGGCGTGCCCAAGCACAACTACCAGGCAGAGCTGCGTTACGACTTCAACAATGGTGTGTACGTCGGCGTGAACACCTACTACGCCTCCAAGGCGCCGATCGACTTCGCCAATAGCCAGTACGCAGGTTCCTACAACCTGTGGGGCGCGGTACTGGGCTGGGATTCGCCGAAGAAGGAGTGGTCCGTCTACCTCGATCTGCGCAACATCACCGACGAGAAGTACGCCGCCTCCATCAGCCCGACCCATGATGCGCGCGGTGTCGATGTGCGCTCGATCATCCCAGGTGACGGCTTTGGCGCCTATGCGGGCGTCCAGTACAGCTTCTGGTGA
- a CDS encoding ABC transporter substrate-binding protein, with amino-acid sequence MPIYTHFKPFARQSLPGGRPVRSLGATALCAILLAGCGAEVATQARSDKPVSGGTLIYATDREPTCLDPHVAGDMPQLFVARQFLDSLVSMNEKGEIGPWLAKSWDVSEDGKTYTFHLRDDVRFTDGTPFNAQALKANLEHIVNPKTQSSTAGGYIRQYVATDIIDEYTAAVRLNAPYAAFLEVLAQGFLGIQSPAALRRSRDENCQSPVGSGPFKVVRWERQNQVLLERNSGYNSAPPTAWHQGPAYLERIQWKFIQEPSVRFASLQAGEVDVIETLPPESHEAARRNPDLQLIIAQRPGNPTNGTLNITRAPFDDVRVREAFVRSADVEGALKSVYFGEFPRSGGPLSSATRFYSGDFEAAQAYDPKRAAELLDEAGWMQRDEQGYRTRDGKRLHVNVVIGSRTAPSELTLWEQVQATARQVGIDVQLEQMSDVQATKRQADWEYDIRIGYWNTNTADVLRIVFGSEFVQPAGVGGYHQNTAGFADPDFDSVMKAALATQDADVRARLYYQAQEIISRQYLQLTTYPQSTRLGIYKTTQGVHLEPSLAVPYLYDAWVNK; translated from the coding sequence ATGCCTATCTATACCCATTTCAAGCCATTCGCCCGGCAAAGCCTCCCAGGCGGCCGACCGGTTCGTTCGCTCGGCGCCACTGCGCTGTGTGCCATTCTTCTTGCCGGCTGCGGGGCAGAGGTGGCGACCCAGGCGCGCAGTGACAAGCCCGTGAGCGGCGGCACCTTGATCTACGCCACTGATCGCGAGCCGACGTGTCTCGATCCGCATGTGGCTGGAGATATGCCGCAACTGTTCGTCGCCAGGCAGTTTCTCGATTCGCTGGTGTCGATGAACGAGAAAGGCGAGATCGGCCCCTGGCTGGCCAAGTCCTGGGACGTGTCGGAGGACGGCAAAACCTACACCTTCCATTTGCGCGACGATGTGCGCTTCACCGATGGCACGCCATTCAACGCGCAGGCACTCAAGGCCAACCTCGAACACATCGTCAACCCCAAGACCCAGTCGAGCACGGCCGGTGGCTACATTCGCCAATATGTGGCTACCGACATCATTGACGAGTACACCGCGGCAGTACGTTTGAATGCGCCCTATGCGGCATTCCTCGAGGTGCTGGCCCAGGGCTTCCTGGGCATTCAGTCGCCGGCGGCGCTGCGACGCAGCCGCGATGAAAATTGCCAGAGCCCGGTGGGCAGCGGGCCTTTCAAGGTGGTGCGCTGGGAGCGGCAGAACCAGGTTCTGCTCGAGCGCAACAGCGGCTATAACTCGGCGCCACCTACCGCATGGCATCAGGGGCCGGCCTACCTGGAACGCATTCAGTGGAAATTCATTCAGGAGCCCTCGGTTCGTTTCGCGTCGCTGCAGGCGGGTGAGGTCGACGTCATCGAGACGCTACCGCCGGAATCCCACGAAGCGGCACGGCGCAACCCCGATCTGCAACTGATCATCGCCCAGCGCCCGGGCAACCCCACCAATGGCACCTTGAACATCACTCGTGCGCCGTTCGACGACGTGCGCGTGCGCGAAGCCTTCGTGCGCAGTGCCGACGTCGAGGGTGCGCTGAAAAGCGTGTACTTCGGCGAGTTTCCGCGTTCGGGCGGGCCGCTCAGCTCGGCGACCCGGTTCTACAGCGGCGATTTCGAAGCCGCCCAGGCGTACGACCCGAAGCGCGCCGCCGAACTGCTCGACGAAGCTGGCTGGATGCAGCGTGACGAGCAGGGCTACCGAACCCGGGATGGCAAGCGCTTGCATGTCAACGTGGTGATCGGTAGCCGTACGGCGCCGTCGGAGCTGACCCTCTGGGAGCAGGTGCAGGCGACTGCCCGGCAGGTGGGAATCGATGTGCAGCTAGAACAGATGAGCGACGTGCAGGCGACCAAGCGCCAGGCGGACTGGGAGTACGACATTCGCATTGGCTATTGGAACACCAACACGGCTGACGTGCTGCGCATCGTGTTCGGCTCCGAGTTCGTCCAGCCCGCAGGGGTTGGTGGCTATCACCAGAACACCGCTGGCTTCGCCGACCCGGACTTTGACTCGGTAATGAAAGCCGCGCTGGCGACTCAGGACGCCGACGTCCGTGCGCGCCTCTATTACCAGGCCCAGGAAATCATCTCGCGCCAGTACCTGCAGCTGACCACTTACCCGCAAAGCACGCGGCTGGGCATCTACAAGACCACTCAGGGCGTGCACCTGGAGCCATCGCTGGCCGTTCCATATCTGTACGACGCATGGGTGAACAAATGA
- a CDS encoding acyl-CoA dehydrogenase family protein: MTLQAVNTNPTDSLSVAELRQLARTRLASIAEGASERERQRKLPTEQIRALAGDRLLTWRIPKAYGGSGASVREVIEFIVDLAAADSNIAQALRPSFSFIEGLLLRDGEQERERWFARYLAGEVVGNAGWEVGGANGAISARIVREGEHYRANGSKYYSTGSLYADWVSAVALDENEQPVSFILPRDREGLELHDDFDAMGQRLTASGTTLLNNVIVHPDEIRTRPGSDGQRSIVTPFLQLFLAAVEAGIARNALHDAVHFAREHARPIKHSSASRSVDDPYVEFSVGEISARAFAAEALVLRAAQSIDAAWAAGLNQEAITRASVDVAQAQYLAIEAALKAAELVFDVGGASTTGRSHNLDRHWRNARTVANHNPRHWKAAAVGAWRLKGIEPPTSGLF, from the coding sequence ATGACTTTGCAGGCCGTCAACACCAACCCTACTGACTCCCTGAGCGTTGCCGAACTCAGGCAACTGGCTCGTACACGCCTGGCGAGCATTGCCGAGGGCGCCTCCGAGCGGGAGCGCCAGCGCAAGCTGCCGACCGAGCAGATTCGCGCCTTGGCAGGCGATCGTTTGTTGACCTGGCGTATTCCCAAAGCCTATGGCGGCAGTGGGGCGAGCGTACGCGAGGTGATCGAATTCATCGTCGATCTCGCGGCAGCCGACTCCAACATCGCCCAGGCGCTGCGGCCGAGTTTTTCCTTCATCGAAGGCCTGTTGCTGCGCGACGGTGAGCAAGAGCGTGAGCGCTGGTTCGCGCGTTATCTGGCCGGTGAAGTGGTTGGTAATGCCGGCTGGGAAGTGGGCGGGGCCAATGGTGCGATAAGTGCCCGTATCGTTCGCGAGGGCGAGCACTACCGGGCCAATGGCAGCAAGTATTACAGCACCGGATCGCTGTACGCCGACTGGGTGAGCGCCGTGGCGCTGGATGAGAACGAGCAGCCCGTGTCGTTCATCCTTCCCCGTGACCGCGAGGGCCTGGAGCTGCATGACGATTTCGATGCCATGGGGCAGCGTCTGACGGCCAGCGGTACCACGCTTCTGAACAACGTCATCGTTCACCCCGATGAGATTCGTACGCGCCCGGGCAGTGACGGGCAGCGCTCCATCGTCACGCCTTTCCTGCAGCTGTTCCTGGCGGCGGTGGAGGCCGGTATCGCGCGCAACGCGCTGCACGATGCGGTGCATTTCGCCCGCGAGCATGCGCGGCCGATCAAGCACAGCAGCGCCAGCCGCTCGGTTGACGATCCCTACGTGGAGTTTTCGGTCGGCGAGATTTCCGCACGGGCCTTTGCTGCCGAGGCGCTGGTACTTCGCGCAGCGCAAAGCATCGATGCCGCCTGGGCCGCGGGCCTCAATCAGGAGGCGATTACCCGTGCCTCGGTCGATGTGGCGCAGGCGCAGTACCTTGCAATCGAAGCTGCGCTGAAAGCTGCCGAACTGGTGTTCGATGTGGGTGGCGCATCCACCACGGGGCGCAGCCACAATCTGGATCGCCATTGGCGCAACGCCCGCACGGTAGCGAACCACAACCCACGTCACTGGAAGGCTGCAGCCGTGGGTGCATGGCGACTCAAGGGAATCGAACCGCCGACGTCAGGGCTGTTCTGA
- a CDS encoding NADP(H)-dependent aldo-keto reductase, translating into MNYRPLGNSDIQVSSIGLGTMTWGHQNSETDAHQHLDHALSRGVNLVDAAEMYPTPTRAETWGITERFIGTWLAKTGRRQDIVLASKAVGPARTPSQNHIRGGKSHHDAKNLRAALHGSLDRLQTDYLDLYQLHWPDRSTNFFGLREYPWAEDQESVSIEETLSALADLVKEGLIRHIGVSNETPWGVAQFLKASERLGLPRIVSIQNPYSLLNRLYETGLAEFSHREGVGLLAYSPLAFGVLSGKYLDGAQPEGARLSAGSPYGRFARYASTEAASAVRAYVELARSRGLTPAQLALAFVVGRPFVTSALTGATSLAQLDENLGSLDVQLDDQLLGELNAIHSRLPNPAP; encoded by the coding sequence ATGAATTACCGCCCACTTGGCAACAGCGATATTCAGGTCAGCAGCATCGGCCTCGGCACCATGACGTGGGGCCACCAGAACAGCGAAACCGACGCCCACCAACATCTCGATCACGCGCTTTCCCGGGGCGTCAATCTGGTGGACGCCGCAGAGATGTACCCGACGCCAACGCGTGCCGAGACCTGGGGCATCACCGAGCGCTTCATCGGTACCTGGCTGGCGAAAACCGGGCGCCGCCAGGATATCGTTCTAGCCAGCAAGGCCGTGGGGCCGGCACGTACGCCATCGCAGAATCACATCCGTGGTGGCAAGTCCCATCACGATGCGAAGAACCTGCGCGCAGCCCTGCACGGCAGCCTCGATCGTCTGCAGACCGACTACCTCGACCTCTATCAGTTGCACTGGCCGGATCGCAGCACCAATTTCTTCGGGCTGCGCGAGTACCCATGGGCCGAGGATCAGGAGAGCGTGTCGATCGAGGAGACGCTGTCGGCGCTCGCCGACCTGGTCAAGGAAGGCCTGATCCGCCATATCGGTGTGTCCAACGAAACCCCCTGGGGCGTGGCGCAGTTTCTCAAGGCCTCCGAGCGTCTTGGCTTGCCGCGCATCGTCAGCATCCAGAACCCCTACAGCCTGCTCAACCGCCTGTATGAAACCGGGTTGGCCGAGTTCAGCCACCGGGAAGGGGTGGGCCTGCTGGCCTATTCGCCACTCGCGTTCGGGGTGCTAAGTGGCAAGTATCTGGATGGCGCGCAGCCCGAGGGCGCGCGCCTTTCAGCCGGCTCGCCCTATGGCCGCTTCGCGCGCTACGCCAGCACAGAGGCGGCCAGTGCCGTGCGTGCCTATGTCGAATTGGCGCGTAGCAGAGGGCTGACGCCCGCGCAGCTGGCGCTGGCATTCGTCGTCGGTCGCCCATTCGTAACCAGCGCGTTGACTGGTGCCACCAGCCTGGCTCAGCTCGATGAAAACCTTGGCAGCCTCGACGTGCAGCTGGATGACCAACTGCTCGGCGAACTCAATGCCATCCATTCGCGCTTGCCCAACCCGGCGCCCTGA
- a CDS encoding ABC transporter permease produces the protein MSMTTPEVFIGQRSRPGLRLPAWSPVLLRRPGLLLAGLFVALLVLAGIEPSWLVRGDPLLASARDAFQAPGVAHWLGTDENGRDVFARLVHGVRASLLMGVAATIIALLGGVVLGLAAGLGHRWLDAAIMRFIDVLLAFPDLLLALLIITFWGQGMLNAVVAIGIAGIPRFARMVRAQALLVRRAAYVEAALTLGLPPVVVILRHVLPNAIKPILILATISIGGNIAAGASLSFLGFGAPPPAPEWGAMLSVGRNFLGNAWWLVAAPGVAVTLTVVAITALGRALLRHSEGKAL, from the coding sequence ATGAGCATGACCACTCCTGAAGTATTCATTGGCCAGCGCAGCAGACCAGGATTGCGTCTGCCTGCCTGGTCGCCGGTTTTGCTGCGCCGCCCAGGCCTGCTGCTGGCGGGTTTGTTTGTCGCGCTGCTGGTGCTGGCCGGTATCGAGCCGAGCTGGCTGGTGCGTGGTGATCCGCTGCTGGCCAGCGCCCGGGATGCCTTCCAGGCACCGGGCGTCGCTCATTGGCTGGGCACCGATGAAAATGGCCGCGATGTGTTCGCGCGCCTGGTGCATGGCGTTCGCGCTTCGCTGTTGATGGGGGTTGCGGCCACCATCATCGCGTTGCTTGGTGGCGTGGTCCTGGGGCTCGCTGCGGGGCTCGGTCATCGCTGGCTGGATGCGGCGATCATGCGCTTCATCGATGTGCTGCTGGCCTTTCCGGATCTGCTGCTGGCGTTGCTGATCATCACCTTCTGGGGGCAGGGCATGCTCAATGCGGTGGTGGCTATCGGCATCGCCGGTATCCCGCGTTTCGCCCGCATGGTGCGTGCGCAGGCGCTGCTGGTTCGGCGTGCCGCCTATGTCGAGGCGGCGTTGACGCTGGGCTTGCCGCCGGTGGTGGTGATTCTTCGCCACGTACTGCCCAACGCGATCAAGCCGATTCTGATCCTCGCCACCATCAGCATCGGCGGCAATATCGCCGCGGGTGCCTCGCTGAGTTTCCTCGGCTTTGGCGCGCCGCCACCGGCTCCCGAGTGGGGCGCGATGCTGTCGGTGGGCCGCAACTTCCTGGGCAATGCCTGGTGGCTGGTTGCCGCTCCGGGCGTCGCCGTGACCCTAACGGTGGTTGCCATCACCGCACTGGGCCGTGCATTGCTGCGTCACAGCGAGGGCAAGGCGCTATGA
- a CDS encoding LLM class flavin-dependent oxidoreductase, whose amino-acid sequence MSKQLLINLFEMNCVSHIVHGLWVHPENNRHRFNDIEYWTELAQLLEFGTFDGVFLADVVGAYDQFRGGPETALREGVQIPSNDPMLVIPAMAAVTQNLGFGATFSTTYEPPFAFARRMSTLDHLTKGRVGWNVVTSYLPNAARNFGLEGEVPHDHRYEIADEYLDVLYKLWEGSWDDDAVLVDRARRVYTDPSKVRYINHVGEHFKVAGPHLCQPSRQRTPVLFQATGSAAGMEFAGRHAEVVFTGGATPQEVRRNIERMREKARANGRDPLGIKFIVQAGVIVGRTDLEVQEKLQSYRRLHSVEGALAHMQAPIDLTAFPPQARLVDVLPEGAAAWGLLRQNDSNATVADALSRINGFNEGRFFVAGTPRTVADEIEKWLDEDGIDGINLRQYLSFETARDFIELVVPELRKRGRFRERYEPGETLRERLFGAGHSRLPADHHGARYRDPAALSVPSQPLRFPQAATHA is encoded by the coding sequence GTGTCGAAGCAATTGCTCATTAATCTGTTCGAGATGAACTGCGTCAGCCATATCGTGCATGGCCTGTGGGTGCACCCGGAAAACAACCGTCACCGCTTCAATGACATCGAATACTGGACGGAGCTGGCGCAATTGCTGGAGTTCGGCACCTTCGACGGCGTGTTTCTGGCCGATGTCGTGGGCGCCTACGACCAGTTTCGTGGCGGCCCCGAGACCGCGCTGCGCGAAGGCGTGCAGATCCCCAGCAACGACCCCATGCTGGTCATCCCGGCCATGGCAGCGGTGACGCAGAACCTGGGTTTCGGCGCGACCTTTTCCACCACCTATGAACCGCCATTCGCCTTCGCTCGGCGCATGAGCACCCTCGATCACCTGACCAAGGGACGGGTAGGCTGGAACGTGGTGACATCCTACCTGCCCAATGCAGCACGTAACTTCGGCCTGGAGGGCGAGGTGCCCCATGACCATCGCTACGAGATCGCCGACGAGTATCTCGATGTGCTCTACAAGCTGTGGGAAGGCTCCTGGGACGACGATGCGGTGTTGGTCGATCGTGCCCGACGCGTCTACACCGACCCCAGCAAAGTGCGCTACATCAACCATGTCGGTGAACATTTCAAGGTCGCCGGCCCGCACCTTTGCCAGCCGTCACGCCAACGCACACCGGTGCTCTTCCAGGCCACCGGCTCGGCAGCCGGTATGGAGTTCGCTGGCCGCCATGCCGAGGTGGTATTCACCGGCGGGGCTACCCCACAGGAAGTGCGCCGCAACATCGAGCGCATGCGCGAGAAGGCGCGCGCCAACGGCCGCGATCCCCTGGGCATCAAGTTCATCGTCCAGGCTGGGGTGATCGTCGGACGCACCGACCTGGAGGTGCAGGAGAAACTGCAAAGCTACCGCCGCCTGCACAGCGTCGAAGGCGCTCTGGCACACATGCAGGCGCCCATCGACCTGACTGCGTTCCCGCCACAGGCGCGCCTGGTCGATGTGTTGCCCGAAGGCGCTGCAGCCTGGGGGTTGCTGCGCCAGAACGACTCGAACGCCACCGTGGCGGATGCCCTGTCGCGCATCAACGGCTTCAATGAGGGCCGTTTCTTCGTGGCCGGGACGCCGCGAACGGTGGCCGACGAAATCGAGAAATGGCTCGACGAGGACGGCATCGACGGCATCAACCTGCGTCAGTACCTGTCGTTCGAGACCGCCCGTGACTTCATCGAGCTGGTGGTTCCCGAACTGCGCAAACGAGGCCGTTTCCGCGAGCGCTACGAACCCGGTGAAACACTGCGCGAGCGCCTGTTTGGCGCCGGGCACTCGCGGCTTCCGGCGGATCACCACGGTGCCCGTTATCGCGACCCTGCGGCGCTATCCGTTCCCAGCCAGCCACTGCGGTTCCCGCAGGCAGCTACCCACGCCTGA